Within the Natranaeroarchaeum sulfidigenes genome, the region TGTCTGGGTGGCACAGACCGTCGGCGGCGAGGTGGAGTTCGGCGAGCGTCCGGATGGAGGGAGTATCGTCACACTGACCGTCCCACACCGGCAGACTGCGCTGCTCGATTCCGGCGAGAGTGCGGGCGAGTCCCGATCTGATGTGTAGTTCCGCTATAGCTCTCCTTTCGTGCTCGGCGTGTCGCTTCGTCGCTCGTCGATCCGCGTCGCGTCGTCGAGCGCGCGGGCCGTGGCCTTGAACAGCGCCTCGATTTCGTGGTGGGCGTTCTCGCCCGTGACCTCCGCGTGGAGGGTGAGCCCGGCGTTCATCGCCAGCGAGCGCAGGAAGTGTTTGGCCATGTGGCTGGTCATCCCACCCACTGCGGCCTGTGAGAACTCGCCGTCGAACCGGAAGAGGGGGCGGCCACTCACGTCGACGACGACACCGGCGACAGCCTCGTCGAGGGGAACCTTCCGGTCAGCATAGCGGACGATCCCGCGCTTGTCGCCCAGCGCCTCCGCGAAGGCGTCGCCCAGCACGATCGCGACGTCCTCGACCGTGTGGTGGTCGTCGATCTCCAGATCGCCGTCACACTCGACCGTGAGGTCGAACAGGCCGTGTTTGGCGAACGATTCAAGCATGTGGTCGAAGAAGCCGATCCCGGTGTCGACGGCGGCGTCGCCGTCCCCGTCGATTTCGACGGTGACGTCGATATCGGTCTCTGCGGTCTCGCGGGAGACTGCCGCGGCGCGGTCGGTCATATCGGCGTCAACGCACCCGAGCACTATGGTTCCTGCGTCTCGCGTCGTGGCGAGCGCAGCAGATGTATCGTTACCGCAGCGCCGCCCGCGCCTCTTCGAGCGTGAACTCGCCCTCGTACAGCGCGCTCCCGACGACCACCGCGCTCGCGCCCGCTGCGCGCAGATCACGGATATCGTCGATCGATGCGACGCCGCCGCTGGCGATGACTGGAATATCGACCGCCTCGACGACCCGCCGGACGGGATCGGTCTGGACGCCGTCGAGTTGTCCCTCGACATCGACGTCGGTAAAGAGGATTGCGCCCGCACCGAGTTCCTCGTAGCGTGTGGCGGCCTCCGCCGGATCGATCCCCGTTCCCTCGGTCCACCCCTCGACGACGACCTCGCCGTCTTTCGCGTCGAGGCTCACGACGACGCTTTCGGGATACTCCGCGCTGATCTCGGCGACGAGATCGGGATCGTTCACCGCCGCAGTGCCCATAATGACCCGGTCGAGGCCGCGTTCGAGTAAGTCCGCGGCGTCCGCAGCGGTGCGGATCCCGCCGCCCAGCTGAAGCGAGACGTCCGTGGCCTCGACGATCCGCTCGACAGCGTCGGCGTTCGCGCGCTCGCCCTCGAACGCGCCGTCCAGATCGACGAGGTG harbors:
- the hisB gene encoding imidazoleglycerol-phosphate dehydratase HisB produces the protein MTDRAAAVSRETAETDIDVTVEIDGDGDAAVDTGIGFFDHMLESFAKHGLFDLTVECDGDLEIDDHHTVEDVAIVLGDAFAEALGDKRGIVRYADRKVPLDEAVAGVVVDVSGRPLFRFDGEFSQAAVGGMTSHMAKHFLRSLAMNAGLTLHAEVTGENAHHEIEALFKATARALDDATRIDERRSDTPSTKGEL
- the hisA gene encoding 1-(5-phosphoribosyl)-5-[(5-phosphoribosylamino)methylideneamino]imidazole-4-carboxamide isomerase produces the protein MSAFPEFEIVPAVDLQDGEVVQLVQGERGTEKRYGDPVEAAERWIDQGAATLHLVDLDGAFEGERANADAVERIVEATDVSLQLGGGIRTAADAADLLERGLDRVIMGTAAVNDPDLVAEISAEYPESVVVSLDAKDGEVVVEGWTEGTGIDPAEAATRYEELGAGAILFTDVDVEGQLDGVQTDPVRRVVEAVDIPVIASGGVASIDDIRDLRAAGASAVVVGSALYEGEFTLEEARAALR